Proteins from one Halovivax limisalsi genomic window:
- a CDS encoding 3-hydroxyacyl-CoA dehydrogenase family protein, with amino-acid sequence MVRTDIDRVGVVGAGTMGSGIAQVAATNGYEVVMRDVAAEYVESGFETIDDSLGRLAERDSLPTDPSTIRNRIEGTTELADLADCDLVVEAVLEDLDVKRDVFADLETHCDAEVLLATNTSTLSITSIASDLDRPERVVGLHFMNPVPIMEGVEIVVGEKTADEAAGLAHDVADDLGKTTWESDDKPGFVTNRILMPWINEGIRAFDEGVASKEDIDAGMELGTNVPMGPLTLADHIGLDVCLHATETLYEELGDRYKPAYLLKRKVEAGDLGKKTGEGFYSYD; translated from the coding sequence ATGGTACGCACGGACATCGACCGCGTCGGCGTCGTCGGCGCGGGAACGATGGGTAGCGGCATCGCGCAGGTCGCCGCGACGAACGGCTACGAGGTCGTCATGCGCGACGTGGCGGCGGAGTACGTCGAGTCCGGGTTCGAGACCATCGACGACAGTCTCGGTCGGCTCGCCGAGCGTGATTCGCTCCCGACGGATCCGTCGACGATCAGGAACCGCATCGAGGGGACGACGGAGCTGGCCGACCTCGCCGACTGCGACCTGGTCGTGGAGGCCGTCCTCGAAGACCTCGACGTCAAACGGGACGTCTTCGCCGACCTCGAAACCCACTGCGACGCAGAGGTCCTCCTCGCGACGAACACGAGCACGCTCTCGATCACCTCGATCGCGTCCGACCTCGACCGGCCGGAGCGCGTCGTCGGCCTGCACTTCATGAATCCCGTTCCGATCATGGAGGGCGTCGAGATCGTCGTCGGCGAGAAGACCGCCGACGAAGCCGCGGGGCTGGCACACGACGTGGCGGACGACCTCGGGAAGACCACCTGGGAATCGGACGACAAACCCGGCTTCGTCACCAACCGCATCCTGATGCCCTGGATCAACGAGGGGATCCGCGCGTTCGACGAAGGGGTCGCGTCGAAGGAAGACATCGACGCCGGGATGGAGCTTGGCACCAACGTCCCGATGGGACCGCTCACGCTCGCCGACCACATCGGCCTCGACGTCTGCCTGCACGCCACCGAAACGCTGTACGAGGAACTCGGCGACCGGTACAAACCCGCCTACCTCTTGAAGCGGAAGGTCGAGGCCGGCGATCTCGGGAAGAAAACCGGCGAGGGCTTTTACTCCTACGACTGA
- a CDS encoding SAM hydrolase/SAM-dependent halogenase family protein: MITLTSDFGSPYPAAMKGVIASRTDARLVDVSHELPRQDVGSAAFWLCETLPYFPPAVHLVVVDPGVGTERAALVVRAGDHVLVGPDNGVLDPVSRRLGDDGPIERYRIDEGNPESSTFHGRDVFAPAAATVHDRSLEALGGTDALTATAEYVSMELPEPTIDGAVADGSVLAVDDFGNCITNVPGSFVADADAVVVDTRRVPVVEAFDAVDPGVALAAVGSHGNLELDVNRGRGDETFGLETGDSVRIRRS, from the coding sequence ATGATCACGCTCACCTCTGACTTCGGCTCGCCGTACCCGGCCGCGATGAAGGGCGTCATCGCTTCGCGAACGGACGCCAGACTGGTCGACGTCTCCCACGAACTCCCCCGGCAGGACGTCGGGTCGGCCGCGTTCTGGCTGTGCGAGACGCTCCCGTACTTCCCGCCGGCCGTCCACCTGGTCGTCGTCGACCCGGGCGTCGGGACCGAGCGGGCCGCCCTCGTCGTACGCGCTGGGGACCACGTCCTCGTCGGCCCCGACAACGGCGTCCTCGATCCCGTCAGTCGCCGACTCGGAGACGATGGCCCGATCGAGCGCTACCGAATCGACGAGGGAAATCCCGAGAGTTCGACGTTCCACGGCCGTGACGTCTTCGCTCCGGCGGCCGCCACCGTTCACGACCGGTCGCTCGAGGCCCTCGGCGGAACCGACGCGCTCACCGCGACTGCGGAGTACGTCTCGATGGAATTGCCCGAACCGACGATCGACGGTGCCGTCGCGGACGGTTCGGTTCTCGCGGTCGACGACTTCGGGAACTGCATCACGAACGTGCCGGGCTCGTTCGTCGCGGATGCCGACGCGGTCGTCGTCGACACCCGGCGGGTTCCGGTGGTCGAGGCGTTCGACGCGGTCGATCCGGGCGTCGCCCTCGCCGCCGTCGGCAGCCACGGTAACCTCGAACTCGACGTCAACCGCGGCCGCGGCGACGAGACGTTCGGCCTCGAGACGGGCGACTCGGTGCGCATCCGACGATCCTGA
- a CDS encoding HalOD1 output domain-containing protein — MSRTDDGDDRVRIEEQAPATQGGRDAFHTIVDVGGTNDPVVTELVSAVAAVTGTNVTRLEPITKTVDPDALERFVAHWQRGSRNRPPATLAFEYEGCTIEVRADGRLTVDATDWLEGERV, encoded by the coding sequence ATGTCCCGCACCGACGATGGGGACGACCGCGTTCGAATCGAGGAGCAAGCGCCTGCGACCCAGGGAGGGAGGGATGCGTTCCACACGATCGTCGACGTGGGCGGTACGAACGATCCGGTCGTCACCGAACTGGTATCGGCCGTAGCCGCGGTGACGGGAACGAATGTAACCCGGCTCGAACCGATCACGAAGACGGTCGATCCCGACGCCCTCGAACGGTTCGTGGCTCACTGGCAGCGAGGCAGTCGAAACCGACCGCCGGCGACGCTGGCGTTCGAATACGAGGGGTGTACGATCGAGGTGCGGGCGGATGGAAGACTGACCGTGGACGCGACCGACTGGCTCGAGGGTGAGCGAGTCTAG
- the thsA gene encoding thermosome subunit alpha — MFILSEDSQRTEGRDAQSSNIMAGKAVAESVRTTLGPRGMDKMLVDSGGEVVITNDGATILEEMDIEHPAAQMIVEVAETQEAEVGDGTTTAAVIAGNLLGEAEDLLDQDVHATTIVEGYHEAARIALEAIDDQVLDVEVDHDLLAEVAESSMTGKGTGGLTPAELAETVVTAIDHVSDDDGVRRDDVSVYTQVGASSSATDLVEGIVVDEEPVHETMPSSVEDADIAILDVALEVRTGEVDAEYAIDSIDQLNAALDAEESELRGYAEAIADSGVDVVFTTDDVDDRVASYLAGEDVLVYEDIGSSDVKSIASATGARRIGTLDDLDAEDFGHAERIRTERFGDDDLTFIEGGQAAEAVTVFVRGGTEHVVDELERAVGDALDVVETARESGEVVPGAGASEIAIADRVRSEAAGIEGRKQLAVNAFADAIDVIPRTLASNTGRDPIDSLVDLRAAHESEGRAGLITDREEVTIDDPVEYGIVDPADVKREAVESAAEAATMIARIDDVIAAE, encoded by the coding sequence ATGTTCATTCTCAGCGAGGACAGTCAGCGGACCGAGGGCCGAGACGCCCAGTCGTCGAACATCATGGCCGGGAAGGCCGTCGCCGAGTCCGTCCGGACGACGCTCGGTCCCCGGGGCATGGACAAGATGCTCGTCGACTCGGGCGGCGAGGTCGTCATCACCAACGACGGTGCGACCATCCTCGAGGAGATGGACATCGAGCACCCCGCCGCCCAGATGATCGTCGAGGTCGCCGAGACGCAGGAGGCCGAAGTCGGCGACGGCACGACGACCGCCGCCGTCATCGCCGGCAACCTCCTCGGTGAGGCCGAAGACCTCCTCGATCAGGACGTCCACGCGACGACCATCGTCGAGGGCTACCACGAGGCCGCCCGCATCGCCCTCGAGGCCATCGACGACCAGGTACTGGACGTCGAGGTCGATCACGACCTCCTCGCGGAGGTCGCCGAATCGAGCATGACCGGCAAGGGAACGGGCGGCCTGACGCCCGCCGAACTCGCCGAGACCGTCGTCACCGCCATCGACCACGTCAGCGACGACGACGGCGTCCGACGCGACGACGTCTCCGTCTACACGCAGGTCGGCGCCTCCTCAAGCGCGACGGACCTCGTCGAGGGAATCGTCGTCGACGAGGAGCCCGTCCACGAGACGATGCCCTCGAGCGTCGAGGACGCCGACATCGCCATCCTCGACGTCGCGCTCGAGGTCCGCACGGGCGAGGTCGACGCGGAGTACGCCATCGACTCCATCGACCAGCTCAACGCCGCCCTCGACGCCGAGGAGTCCGAACTGCGCGGCTACGCCGAGGCGATCGCCGACTCCGGCGTCGACGTGGTCTTCACGACCGACGACGTCGACGATCGCGTCGCCTCCTACCTCGCCGGCGAGGACGTTCTCGTCTACGAGGACATCGGCAGCTCCGACGTCAAGTCGATCGCGTCCGCGACTGGCGCCCGCCGCATCGGGACGCTCGACGACCTCGACGCCGAGGACTTCGGCCACGCCGAGCGCATCCGCACCGAGCGCTTCGGCGACGACGACCTGACGTTCATCGAGGGCGGCCAGGCCGCCGAAGCCGTCACCGTCTTCGTCCGCGGCGGCACCGAGCACGTCGTCGACGAACTCGAACGCGCGGTCGGCGACGCGCTCGACGTCGTCGAGACCGCGCGCGAGTCGGGCGAGGTCGTCCCCGGCGCCGGCGCCAGCGAGATCGCGATCGCGGATCGCGTCCGCTCGGAAGCCGCCGGCATCGAGGGGCGCAAGCAGCTGGCCGTCAACGCGTTCGCCGACGCCATCGACGTCATCCCGCGCACGCTCGCATCCAACACCGGACGCGACCCGATCGACTCGCTGGTTGACCTGCGCGCCGCCCACGAGTCCGAGGGCCGCGCCGGTCTGATCACGGACCGCGAGGAGGTCACCATCGACGACCCCGTCGAGTACGGTATCGTAGACCCCGCGGACGTCAAGCGCGAGGCCGTCGAGAGCGCCGCCGAAGCCGCGACGATGATCGCTCGCATCGACGACGTCATCGCCGCCGAGTAA
- a CDS encoding amidohydrolase family protein has product MLELEHGFRIVDVTARLTPEDGPWQRDRGRPISPERLEREMHQAGIVRAIVSPIPRPDASYVQANNGVARLSVDRPFVAFARINGPRPPGQGATNRLRSAFATRREAHTSPADVEQYAYDDRFHGFVIDPGVDGLPDDAVLDQLEAVDLPVCLTVSRAAPPETLAEVFFERSFPIVVSHFGDDRLDRASMARSIDLLERYDNCHLDTSFISYRELLERALLEHPDRVCFGSAAPAVHPNVSVMEVLTLDVSEDLLRRAFSKNASRLVETVAPDPS; this is encoded by the coding sequence ATGCTGGAGCTGGAGCACGGCTTTCGCATCGTCGACGTGACCGCCCGGTTGACCCCGGAGGACGGTCCCTGGCAACGCGATCGGGGGCGGCCCATCTCGCCGGAGCGACTGGAGCGCGAGATGCACCAGGCCGGCATCGTCCGGGCCATCGTCAGTCCCATCCCCCGACCCGACGCCAGTTACGTCCAGGCGAACAACGGGGTCGCCCGCCTGAGCGTCGACCGGCCGTTCGTCGCGTTCGCGCGCATCAACGGCCCCCGACCGCCCGGACAGGGCGCGACGAACCGCTTGCGCTCGGCGTTCGCGACGCGTCGGGAGGCCCACACCTCCCCCGCCGACGTCGAGCAGTACGCCTACGACGACCGGTTTCACGGGTTCGTCATCGACCCGGGCGTCGACGGCCTCCCCGACGACGCCGTCCTCGATCAGCTCGAGGCCGTGGACCTGCCGGTCTGTCTGACCGTGAGTCGCGCGGCGCCGCCGGAGACGCTCGCGGAGGTCTTCTTCGAGCGGTCGTTCCCGATCGTCGTGAGTCACTTCGGCGACGACCGTCTCGATCGCGCCTCGATGGCTCGGTCGATCGACCTGCTCGAGCGCTACGACAACTGCCACCTTGATACGAGCTTCATCTCCTATCGCGAACTGCTCGAGCGCGCCCTCCTCGAACACCCGGACCGCGTCTGCTTCGGCAGCGCGGCCCCCGCCGTCCACCCGAACGTCTCGGTAATGGAGGTGCTGACGCTCGACGTCTCCGAGGACCTCCTGCGGCGGGCGTTCTCGAAGAACGCGAGCCGACTCGTCGAGACCGTCGCCCCCGACCCGTCCTGA
- a CDS encoding enoyl-CoA hydratase/isomerase family protein, with product MRSVGSGLAAIDRDGPRADVRLTRPRKRNALTVDLVKDLTEAFRRVGADEKIRAITLLGEGPAFSAGVDLEEVRAASNVSTFADEVFPQLLRTIEGVRQPVIAGIEGAAPGTAFELTLACDLRVLGADAAYGLVETNLGIFPQGGGTQRLPRLIGRSKATELVLTGEYIAPEEAETIGLVHHVVPTDQVEDRATAVADDLTSKAPRALHHAKRALHAASDTPLEQGLAYERALGRELQESAAFREGIEAQLDERDGDEE from the coding sequence ATGCGTTCAGTCGGGAGCGGTCTGGCGGCGATCGATCGTGACGGCCCCCGGGCGGACGTCCGCCTCACTCGCCCGCGCAAGCGAAACGCGCTCACCGTCGACCTCGTGAAGGATCTGACCGAAGCGTTCCGTCGCGTCGGCGCCGACGAGAAGATCCGCGCCATCACCCTCCTCGGCGAGGGGCCGGCGTTCTCGGCCGGCGTCGACCTCGAGGAGGTCAGGGCCGCCTCGAACGTCTCGACGTTCGCGGACGAGGTGTTCCCCCAGTTGTTGCGGACGATCGAGGGCGTTCGACAGCCGGTGATCGCCGGCATCGAGGGAGCGGCGCCCGGAACGGCGTTCGAACTCACGCTGGCGTGTGACCTGCGCGTCCTGGGTGCGGACGCGGCCTACGGACTCGTCGAGACGAACCTCGGGATCTTCCCGCAAGGCGGCGGCACCCAGCGATTACCCCGCCTCATCGGTCGGTCGAAGGCGACCGAACTGGTCCTCACCGGCGAGTATATCGCCCCGGAGGAGGCCGAGACGATCGGGCTCGTCCACCACGTCGTCCCGACCGACCAGGTCGAGGATCGGGCGACGGCCGTCGCGGACGACCTCACGTCGAAGGCACCCCGCGCCCTCCACCACGCCAAGCGCGCGTTGCACGCCGCCAGCGATACCCCCCTCGAACAGGGACTCGCGTACGAACGGGCCCTCGGGCGGGAACTGCAGGAGTCGGCGGCGTTCCGCGAGGGCATCGAAGCGCAACTCGACGAACGCGACGGCGACGAGGAGTAA
- a CDS encoding class I SAM-dependent methyltransferase, producing MKGQEWYQADEIAAEYDDKRFSRGGRLIDRREKQAVLEALAPLEDKTVLEIACGTGRFTTMLADQGADVVGLDISAAMLQQGRQKAHEAGVDETLEFIRGDAARLPFPDDHFDAVLAMRFFHLADDPQAFLGEMRRVSRERIVFDTFNRYSTRSIYNWALPMGSRLYSKREVEALAETHDLSIVDSQHDFVLPYGLYRITPNALASPLRRIGDVFDALPGVNRLASVSFWTTRID from the coding sequence GTGAAAGGACAGGAGTGGTACCAGGCCGACGAGATCGCCGCCGAGTACGACGACAAGCGCTTCTCCCGGGGCGGTCGGCTGATCGACCGGCGGGAGAAGCAAGCCGTCCTCGAGGCGCTCGCGCCGCTCGAAGACAAGACCGTCCTGGAGATCGCCTGCGGGACCGGCCGGTTCACGACGATGCTGGCCGACCAGGGTGCCGACGTCGTCGGGCTCGACATCTCGGCGGCGATGCTCCAGCAGGGCCGCCAGAAGGCCCACGAGGCCGGCGTCGACGAGACCCTCGAGTTCATCCGTGGCGACGCGGCGCGCCTGCCCTTCCCCGACGACCACTTCGACGCCGTCCTCGCGATGCGGTTTTTCCACCTGGCAGACGATCCACAGGCGTTCCTCGGGGAGATGCGTCGCGTCTCTCGGGAGCGAATCGTCTTCGATACCTTCAACCGCTACTCGACGCGGAGCATCTACAACTGGGCGCTCCCGATGGGGTCGCGGCTGTATTCCAAGCGCGAGGTCGAGGCCCTCGCCGAGACGCACGACCTGTCGATCGTCGACTCACAGCACGACTTCGTCCTGCCGTACGGCCTCTACCGGATCACCCCGAACGCCCTGGCCTCGCCGCTTCGGCGAATCGGCGACGTCTTCGACGCGCTCCCGGGCGTGAACAGACTGGCCTCGGTCTCCTTCTGGACGACCAGGATCGACTAG
- a CDS encoding helix-turn-helix domain-containing protein has translation MSTSLSEDGSVEHNPPTTDDEYRDRLREMPPSAKLVAKVLETDSPLSQGQLVEESLLPDRTVRYALNRLEEVDLVESRYSFQDARKQVYSLTR, from the coding sequence ATGAGCACGAGCTTGTCAGAGGACGGCAGTGTCGAACACAATCCCCCGACGACCGACGACGAGTACCGCGACCGTCTGCGCGAGATGCCCCCGAGCGCGAAACTGGTGGCGAAGGTACTCGAAACCGATTCACCGCTCTCGCAGGGCCAGCTGGTCGAGGAATCGCTCCTGCCCGATCGGACGGTCCGCTACGCCCTCAATCGCCTCGAAGAAGTCGACCTGGTCGAGTCCCGCTACAGTTTCCAGGATGCCCGCAAACAGGTATACTCGCTGACCCGGTAG